One region of Cyanobium sp. M30B3 genomic DNA includes:
- a CDS encoding GNAT family N-acetyltransferase, protein MSHYQPPELLAARHQLPGFRCRSEEQGDWLVEVARQAHGTGTTRVFVVTEVDQSRVVAYYAWCMASMAIADLPVRLRRGAGRYPQPMALLARLGVDERHEGQGLGAALLLDVITRVASLSDAIGCRGLLVHAESELARGFYEHLIPEFERAPTDPLHLLLLVKDIRRTLGR, encoded by the coding sequence ATGAGCCACTACCAACCGCCAGAGCTGCTGGCGGCCCGTCACCAGCTCCCGGGGTTCCGCTGCCGATCAGAAGAGCAGGGCGACTGGCTGGTGGAGGTGGCCAGGCAGGCCCATGGAACCGGTACCACCCGCGTGTTTGTGGTCACTGAGGTGGATCAGTCCCGGGTTGTGGCTTACTACGCCTGGTGCATGGCGAGCATGGCGATTGCGGATCTGCCGGTGCGGCTGCGCCGTGGCGCCGGCCGCTACCCCCAGCCCATGGCGCTGCTGGCACGACTGGGGGTGGACGAACGCCATGAGGGGCAGGGCCTCGGTGCGGCCCTGCTGCTGGATGTGATCACCCGGGTCGCCAGCCTCAGCGACGCCATCGGCTGCCGCGGCCTGCTGGTGCATGCCGAATCCGAGCTGGCCCGGGGCTTCTACGAGCACCTGATCCCGGAGTTCGAGCGTGCACCCACCGATCCTTTGCACCTGCTGCTGCTGGTCAAGGACATCCGCCGCACGCTGGGCCGCTGA
- a CDS encoding J domain-containing protein: MGFDPRTGAVGRPPSRGVVTSNVDTLLVENDALRREVRRLRLQLQELQMQQHQRGQTVTVMAAQVERWGVAMARHPRWQALRVGPPGGLRGLVEQRGAPVLGAELAQALRGPHSRVRWAVRAAFALHGQRAPEWLNEAPLRLVDDLLRLTACPTDPRTAALLLLGLEPGASSAAIKRAYRRLAKAHHPDLGGDAEAFHRLDAAYRLLIG, from the coding sequence ATGGGTTTCGATCCCCGCACCGGCGCCGTCGGCCGCCCGCCCTCCCGCGGGGTGGTGACCAGCAATGTGGACACCCTGCTGGTGGAGAACGACGCCCTGCGCCGGGAGGTGCGCCGCCTGCGCCTGCAGCTGCAGGAGCTGCAGATGCAGCAACACCAGCGGGGGCAGACCGTGACCGTCATGGCCGCCCAGGTGGAGCGCTGGGGGGTCGCCATGGCCCGCCATCCCCGCTGGCAGGCCTTGCGCGTGGGGCCGCCCGGGGGGCTGCGGGGGCTGGTGGAGCAGCGGGGCGCTCCAGTGCTGGGGGCGGAGCTGGCGCAGGCCCTGCGCGGTCCCCACAGCCGGGTGCGCTGGGCCGTGCGTGCCGCCTTCGCCCTCCATGGCCAGCGGGCGCCGGAGTGGCTGAACGAGGCCCCTCTGCGGCTGGTGGACGACCTGCTGCGGCTCACCGCATGTCCCACCGACCCCCGCACGGCCGCTCTGCTGCTGCTGGGGCTGGAGCCGGGGGCCTCGAGCGCGGCGATCAAGCGGGCCTACCGGCGCCTGGCCAAGGCCCACCATCCCGACCTGGGCGGCGACGCGGAGGCCTTCCACCGCCTCGACGCCGCCTACCGGCTGCTGATCGGTTGA
- a CDS encoding PIN domain-containing protein: MSVISLVEIGQKVRLGKWPEMVPFAAGLLDRADADGFDLLPLSPAAALAAALLDWDHRDPFDRMIAVVARQEDLLLISADAAFDSLGVERLWG, encoded by the coding sequence TTGAGTGTGATCTCGCTGGTTGAAATCGGCCAGAAAGTGCGGCTGGGCAAATGGCCGGAGATGGTTCCCTTCGCCGCGGGCCTGTTGGATCGCGCCGATGCCGACGGCTTCGATCTTCTACCCCTTTCGCCAGCTGCTGCCCTGGCTGCAGCGCTGCTCGACTGGGACCACAGGGACCCCTTCGACCGGATGATCGCGGTGGTGGCCCGCCAGGAGGACCTGCTCCTCATCTCGGCCGATGCCGCCTTCGATTCCCTCGGGGTGGAGCGTCTCTGGGGCTGA
- a CDS encoding DUF952 domain-containing protein, which produces MPTGPASASASTRWSGARGRSVAEPRPVLYSFRRCPYAIRARLALAAAGLECGRDLELREVSLRAKPPELLAASAKGTVPVLTIAGDGAAPPTVLDESLAIMHWALARRDPQGWLAGWSATADSARMAALIAENDGPFKHHLDRFKYPDRFVAGTQLPPEQHLREHRRAGLAILRGWSERLACGGWLLGHRPSLADWALLPFVRQFRLVDPAGFDAEPGLAPLQGWLTRFLGSPELASVMAEPWSSRAVWRSPNWLYHLALRSEWRAARVAGVYRRSTRGRSLEEVGFIHLSAAHQVQATAGRFYGDLPAGELVLLVVDPQRLAAAGLELRWEPAQGSGELGGELFPHLFGPLPLEAVLLAEPFAPAPAGLQTVPG; this is translated from the coding sequence ATGCCGACCGGGCCCGCTTCCGCGAGCGCCAGCACCAGATGGAGCGGTGCTCGCGGCCGATCGGTGGCTGAGCCCAGGCCCGTTCTCTACAGCTTCCGCCGCTGCCCCTATGCGATCCGGGCGCGGCTGGCCCTGGCGGCGGCGGGCCTGGAGTGCGGCCGGGATCTGGAGCTGCGCGAGGTGAGCCTGCGCGCCAAGCCGCCGGAGCTGCTGGCGGCCTCGGCCAAGGGCACGGTGCCGGTGCTCACGATTGCGGGTGATGGTGCCGCTCCACCCACGGTGCTCGACGAGAGCCTGGCGATCATGCACTGGGCCCTGGCCCGCCGCGATCCCCAGGGCTGGCTGGCGGGCTGGAGCGCCACCGCCGACAGCGCCCGGATGGCGGCGCTGATCGCCGAGAACGATGGCCCCTTCAAGCACCACCTCGATCGCTTCAAGTACCCCGATCGCTTTGTCGCCGGCACCCAGCTGCCCCCTGAGCAGCATCTGCGGGAGCACCGCCGGGCGGGCCTCGCCATCCTGCGGGGCTGGAGCGAGCGTCTCGCCTGCGGTGGCTGGCTGCTGGGCCACCGGCCTTCCCTGGCCGACTGGGCCCTGCTGCCGTTCGTGCGCCAGTTCCGCCTGGTCGATCCCGCGGGTTTCGATGCCGAACCGGGGCTGGCGCCGCTGCAAGGCTGGCTGACGCGGTTTCTGGGCAGCCCGGAGCTGGCCAGCGTGATGGCGGAGCCCTGGTCCTCTCGCGCTGTCTGGCGCTCCCCCAACTGGCTCTATCACCTGGCACTCCGCAGCGAGTGGAGGGCGGCCCGCGTGGCAGGCGTCTATCGCCGCTCCACCCGGGGGCGCTCCCTGGAGGAGGTGGGCTTCATTCACCTCAGCGCTGCCCACCAGGTGCAGGCCACCGCCGGGCGCTTCTACGGCGATCTGCCCGCCGGCGAGCTGGTGCTGCTGGTGGTGGATCCCCAGCGCCTGGCCGCCGCCGGTCTGGAGCTGCGCTGGGAGCCGGCCCAGGGCAGTGGTGAACTGGGCGGCGAGCTGTTCCCTCACTTGTTCGGCCCGCTGCCCCTGGAGGCGGTGCTGCTGGCCGAGCCGTTTGCTCCCGCTCCAGCCGGCCTACAAACCGTGCCGGGATAG
- a CDS encoding rhodanese-related sulfurtransferase, with protein MQPAEQAREGFLVAAFYRFAALEELPALRAELQELAGAAAVRGTILLAPEGVNGTIAGPEAGVMAVLARLRRVPGLERLKARFSRTQEQAFHRLKVRLKREIVTLGQLGVRPYLASAVGTHVPPEQWDALIAQPDTLVIDTRNAYEVAIGTFAGAIDPGTASFRDFPEWVERDLRPLVAERRPRAIALFCTGGIRCEKATAYLQQQGFAGVHHLEGGILRYLEERPEAGSSWRGECFVFDQRVALNHRLEPGEHSLCHACGLPLSPADCQEASYEPGVSCRHCIDRFSDADRARFRERQHQMERCSRPIGG; from the coding sequence ATGCAGCCGGCAGAGCAGGCCAGGGAAGGCTTTCTGGTGGCGGCGTTCTACCGCTTTGCGGCGCTCGAGGAACTGCCGGCGTTGCGGGCGGAGCTGCAGGAGCTGGCCGGGGCCGCTGCGGTGCGCGGCACGATCCTGCTGGCACCCGAGGGGGTGAACGGCACGATCGCCGGACCGGAGGCCGGCGTGATGGCGGTGCTGGCACGCCTGCGCCGGGTGCCCGGGCTGGAGCGGCTGAAGGCCAGGTTCAGCCGCACGCAGGAGCAGGCCTTCCACCGGCTCAAGGTGCGGCTCAAGCGCGAGATCGTCACCCTCGGCCAGCTCGGGGTGCGGCCCTACCTGGCTTCGGCGGTGGGCACCCACGTGCCGCCCGAGCAGTGGGATGCCCTGATCGCCCAGCCGGACACCCTGGTGATCGACACCCGCAATGCCTACGAGGTGGCGATCGGCACGTTTGCCGGCGCGATCGATCCGGGCACGGCCAGCTTCCGCGACTTCCCCGAATGGGTGGAGCGCGACCTGCGGCCGCTGGTGGCCGAGCGCCGGCCCCGGGCGATTGCGTTGTTCTGCACCGGCGGCATCCGCTGCGAGAAGGCCACGGCCTACCTGCAGCAGCAGGGATTTGCAGGGGTGCACCACCTGGAGGGGGGCATCCTGCGCTACCTGGAGGAGAGGCCCGAGGCGGGCAGCAGCTGGCGCGGCGAATGCTTTGTGTTCGACCAGCGGGTGGCGCTGAACCACCGGCTCGAGCCCGGTGAACACAGCCTCTGCCACGCCTGCGGCCTGCCCCTTTCACCCGCCGATTGCCAGGAGGCCAGCTATGAGCCGGGCGTGAGCTGCCGCCACTGCATCGATCGCTTCAGCGATGCCGACCGGGCCCGCTTCCGCGAGCGCCAGCACCAGATGGAGCGGTGCTCGCGGCCGATCGGTGGCTGA